One region of Manis pentadactyla isolate mManPen7 chromosome 9, mManPen7.hap1, whole genome shotgun sequence genomic DNA includes:
- the FGF4 gene encoding fibroblast growth factor 4: MAGPGAATAALLPAVLLAVLAPWAGRGGAAAPTAPNGTLGAELERRWESLVARSLARLPAAAQPKEAAVQSGAGGYLLGIKRLRRLYCNVGIGFHLQVLPDGRIGGVHADTGDSLLELSPVERGVVSIFGVASRFFVAMSSKGRLYGSPFFTDECKFKEILLPNNYNAYECYRYPGMFVALSKNGKTKKGNRVSPTMKVTHFLPRL, translated from the exons ATGGCGGGGCCCGGGGCGGCCACGGCGGCGCTGCTCCCGGCGGTCCTGCTGGCGGTGCTGGCGCCCTGGGCCGGCCGAGGGGGCGCCGCCGCGCCCACCGCGCCCAACGGCACGCTGGGGGCCGAGCTGGAGCGCCGCTGGGAGAGCCTGGTGGCGCGCTCGCTGGCACGCCTGCCCGCGGCCGCGCAGCCCAAGGAAGCGGCCGTCCAGAGCGGCGCGGGCGGCTACCTGCTGGGCATCAAGCGGCTGCGGCGGCTGTACTGCAACGTGGGGATCGGCTTCCACCTCCAGGTGCTGCCCGACGGCCGCATCGGCGGCGTGCACGCGGACACCGGGGACA GCCTCCTGGAGCTCTCCCCGGTGGAGCGGGGCGTGGTGAGCATCTTCGGCGTGGCCAGTCGGTTCTTCGTGGCCATGAGCAGCAAGGGCAGGCTGTACGGCTCG CCCTTCTTCACCGATGAGTGCAAATTCAAGGAGATACTCCTGCCCAACAATTACAACGCCTATGAGTGCTACAGGTACCCTGGCATGTTCGTGGCGCTAAGCAAGAACGGGAAGACCAAGAAGGGCAACCGAGTGTCACCCACCATGAAGGTCACCCACTTCCTCCCCAGGCTGTGA